The following proteins are co-located in the Echinicola sp. 20G genome:
- a CDS encoding ATP-binding protein has product MNNLFKTVTDQSSEMVFFVEKVFPHAIVYGNKAFQDEIGRLLSDKSLRGLGVDINTMLFQEENIVGYNNDYYSFIVEGSQTGIDYYLFQKGSKVILPGSEDSLDIFNKQLKAEENFFKNLLDKIPTALFQMVMDDRGKMSFKYFSESRKGMFDVYGKDKDHFKSIDFLLSRVHPDDIGMVLKTIVYSTRSMSHWRCEFRIIINPDEGPRWVIGVASPESLPSGINWYGSIIDIADIKERELALESAKKAAEESSRTKSDFISMITHEIRTPLNAISGSVYSLFGEEHSKLQEGPLNTINFAVDNLIIMINDLLDFQKIESGKMSIESKPFNVKQLLGQVVNGLKYQAHESKNQVNLIVSDRLDIKVLGDKVRLSQVLNNLMTNALKFTNEGRVNLTATLVQDTENQVRVYFEVKDTGIGIAREDFKKVFNEFDQVNHSFDVKYGGTGLGMPITKRLLENMGSQIQLESEVGVGSTFFFEITFDKYFAENNIEVYKPTIVETETPLEKTLVLLAEDNDVNAIVIMKIIRRWGFECERVCNGAEALRAVDLKSYDIILMDLQMPVMDGYEAARLIKEKTSIPIIALTAASKSELQNRMEDRLMDSFISKPIDALELQGRIKELVKAHKV; this is encoded by the coding sequence TTGAACAATCTCTTTAAGACCGTAACGGACCAGTCCTCTGAGATGGTGTTTTTTGTTGAAAAGGTTTTTCCTCATGCCATTGTTTATGGAAACAAGGCTTTTCAAGATGAAATAGGTAGGTTACTTTCTGATAAAAGTCTTAGGGGGTTAGGGGTAGATATAAATACCATGTTGTTTCAAGAAGAGAATATTGTAGGTTATAACAACGATTATTATTCATTCATTGTTGAAGGTTCCCAAACAGGAATCGATTACTATTTATTTCAGAAGGGGAGTAAAGTTATTCTTCCTGGTAGTGAAGATTCTTTAGATATTTTCAATAAACAGTTGAAAGCTGAAGAGAATTTTTTTAAGAATTTACTCGATAAAATACCTACAGCACTTTTCCAAATGGTTATGGATGACAGGGGGAAGATGAGTTTTAAATACTTCAGTGAGAGCCGGAAGGGAATGTTTGATGTGTATGGAAAAGATAAGGATCATTTTAAAAGCATAGATTTTTTATTGAGTAGGGTTCACCCAGATGATATTGGGATGGTTTTGAAGACTATTGTTTATAGTACCAGATCCATGTCGCACTGGAGATGTGAATTCCGGATAATTATCAATCCTGATGAGGGGCCTCGATGGGTAATTGGTGTGGCTTCACCTGAAAGTTTACCTTCAGGAATTAACTGGTATGGAAGCATAATTGATATTGCAGATATCAAAGAAAGAGAGTTAGCGTTGGAATCTGCTAAAAAGGCTGCAGAGGAGTCAAGTAGGACCAAGTCTGATTTTATTTCTATGATTACCCATGAAATCAGGACGCCTTTGAATGCAATCTCTGGTTCAGTCTATTCACTTTTTGGAGAGGAACATAGTAAGCTTCAAGAAGGGCCGTTAAATACAATCAATTTTGCGGTGGATAACCTGATTATTATGATCAATGACTTATTGGATTTCCAGAAGATAGAATCAGGTAAAATGTCCATTGAGTCTAAGCCTTTTAATGTTAAGCAACTCTTGGGACAAGTGGTGAATGGTTTGAAGTACCAAGCCCATGAATCCAAAAATCAAGTCAACTTGATTGTGTCCGATAGGTTGGATATTAAAGTTTTGGGAGATAAGGTAAGGTTGTCTCAAGTATTGAATAACCTTATGACCAATGCTCTGAAGTTTACCAATGAGGGAAGGGTGAATTTAACAGCCACTTTGGTGCAGGATACTGAAAATCAAGTTAGGGTTTATTTTGAGGTGAAAGATACAGGTATCGGTATAGCTAGGGAGGACTTCAAAAAGGTGTTCAATGAATTCGATCAGGTAAATCATAGTTTTGATGTAAAATATGGTGGAACTGGCCTGGGAATGCCGATTACCAAAAGGTTATTGGAAAACATGGGGAGCCAGATCCAGCTGGAATCAGAAGTAGGTGTAGGGAGTACTTTTTTCTTTGAAATTACCTTTGATAAGTATTTTGCAGAGAATAATATTGAGGTATATAAGCCAACTATAGTAGAGACGGAGACTCCATTGGAGAAAACCCTTGTCCTACTTGCTGAGGACAACGATGTGAATGCCATTGTCATCATGAAGATAATAAGAAGGTGGGGCTTTGAATGTGAACGGGTTTGTAATGGAGCAGAAGCGCTGAGAGCTGTTGACTTAAAAAGCTATGACATCATCTTGATGGATCTTCAAATGCCTGTGATGGACGGTTATGAGGCTGCAAGGCTAATAAAAGAAAAGACATCGATACCTATTATAGCCTTGACAGCTGCTTCAAAAAGCGAGCTTCAAAATAGAATGGAGGACAGGCTGATGGATAGCTTTATCTCTAAGCCAATAGATGCACTAGAACTACAGGGAAGGATCAAAGAATTGGTAAAGGCTCATAAAGTCTGA
- a CDS encoding acyl-CoA reductase produces MTLQERINAFAALGKKLSSLPDYEIDELAFRAENNNNWFTPDQVKLALQGLVQLLDEEALNNWMAKYQVKDQPEPKTVGVMMAGNIPAVGFHDLMAVLLTGHIAHVKLSSTDQVLLKWLVKELIELAPYFEDKVFFEDMLKGKDAYIATGSDNSARYFEYYFGKFPSIIRKNRTSIAVLDGSESALDYKELAKDIFQYFGLGCRNVSKVYLKSESQIKDFLTAIEGYHFVLSHHKYLNNYDYNKSIYLVNGDVHLDNGFLLCKPSEELVSPVAVLYYEVYEEVEQLMEKIKEKEDKIQCIVSRGGWYPSSFEFGEAQRPSVEDYADHVDTVAFLQDLS; encoded by the coding sequence ATGACCCTTCAGGAGAGAATCAATGCTTTTGCTGCTTTAGGAAAGAAGCTATCATCTTTGCCCGATTATGAAATTGATGAATTGGCTTTTAGGGCTGAGAATAATAACAATTGGTTTACTCCTGACCAAGTGAAACTAGCACTTCAGGGCTTGGTACAGCTCTTGGATGAAGAGGCCTTGAATAATTGGATGGCAAAATATCAGGTCAAAGATCAACCAGAACCTAAAACAGTTGGGGTAATGATGGCTGGGAATATACCTGCGGTCGGGTTTCATGATTTAATGGCAGTTTTGTTGACAGGGCATATTGCTCACGTAAAGTTGAGTTCTACTGATCAGGTACTGCTTAAATGGTTGGTAAAGGAGTTGATAGAGTTAGCCCCTTATTTTGAGGATAAAGTGTTTTTTGAGGACATGCTAAAAGGCAAGGATGCCTACATTGCGACGGGGAGTGATAACTCGGCCCGCTATTTTGAGTATTATTTTGGAAAATTCCCAAGTATTATTAGGAAAAACAGGACTTCAATTGCGGTGCTTGATGGTTCAGAATCAGCCTTGGATTATAAAGAATTAGCTAAGGATATTTTTCAATATTTCGGCCTTGGTTGCAGAAATGTTTCCAAAGTTTACCTGAAAAGTGAATCACAGATAAAGGATTTTCTGACGGCTATCGAGGGCTACCATTTTGTGTTAAGCCACCATAAATACCTTAATAATTACGATTATAATAAATCCATTTACCTTGTAAATGGTGATGTTCATCTGGATAATGGGTTTTTACTCTGTAAGCCAAGTGAGGAGTTGGTTTCTCCAGTTGCGGTTCTTTATTATGAGGTATATGAGGAGGTAGAACAGTTAATGGAAAAAATAAAAGAAAAGGAAGATAAAATCCAATGCATTGTAAGTAGAGGAGGATGGTATCCAAGCAGTTTTGAATTTGGAGAAGCGCAAAGACCTTCTGTGGAGGATTATGCAGACCATGTGGATACGGTAGCTTTCTTGCAGGACCTTTCTTGA
- the cas6 gene encoding CRISPR-associated endoribonuclease Cas6: protein MRIRLIFSLKNKGAYLPFHHQYILAQFLKGLIVKGGREEFFNYNYFNFSGLKGQTKVSRSGLHYYSSLVTLVLSSPNEDFLDYLLEQVFKTPKIELGNLVISPEYTEKESEPELEPSNKFVCISPLVLLTPTFNDDSGKRFINPDTDEFSDLLYESTLTRMERSGWYNQEQMESFYKFQVVPDMNYVNKLKEQQKKFARIYSVYDMDVKYEVRGYTLPFTLYAAPEVQDFVFKCGLGAFTHKGFGMLDLANNSPSQRTEPYKFKREGFVPYKSRQDQATKEEEGED from the coding sequence GTGAGAATAAGATTAATATTTTCGTTAAAAAACAAAGGCGCTTATTTACCCTTTCACCATCAGTACATTTTGGCCCAATTCCTTAAAGGTCTAATTGTAAAAGGTGGCCGTGAAGAGTTTTTCAACTACAATTACTTCAACTTCTCTGGTCTTAAAGGACAGACCAAAGTAAGTAGAAGCGGCTTACATTATTACTCAAGCTTAGTTACCCTAGTGCTTTCATCACCCAATGAAGACTTCCTTGACTATTTGCTAGAGCAAGTGTTTAAAACGCCCAAAATTGAGTTGGGAAATCTCGTCATTTCACCTGAGTACACTGAAAAGGAATCGGAACCAGAATTGGAACCATCAAACAAATTTGTTTGTATTTCCCCATTGGTACTGTTAACTCCTACGTTTAACGACGACTCTGGAAAGAGATTCATCAATCCGGATACGGATGAGTTCTCTGACCTTCTATATGAGTCTACCTTAACTAGGATGGAGCGTTCTGGATGGTACAACCAAGAGCAAATGGAATCTTTCTATAAGTTCCAGGTGGTACCTGACATGAACTATGTAAATAAGCTGAAAGAACAGCAAAAGAAATTTGCTAGAATTTATTCCGTGTACGACATGGATGTTAAATATGAAGTAAGAGGATACACCCTTCCGTTTACTTTGTATGCAGCTCCTGAAGTACAGGACTTCGTTTTCAAGTGTGGATTGGGAGCCTTTACACACAAAGGTTTTGGTATGTTAGATCTTGCCAATAACTCTCCCAGCCAACGCACTGAACCTTACAAATTCAAAAGAGAAGGTTTTGTCCCTTACAAATCCAGACAAGACCAAGCCACTAAAGAAGAGGAAGGCGAAGATTAA
- a CDS encoding AI-2E family transporter yields the protein MQKFILSVLAFLLAVLLLGWYFSNIAFYFIISLVIAAALRPMTNRINSIHVFGQHIPRWLAILFSFATIGLILFSIILLFIPLIIAQVEIIQNLDVEFLYEQIQRPVNRIEAVLTNLNLLSNNPGNLFEQVKNTMLSSLSEINIQGFLNGLINATSSVLITVLAIVFISFFLLLENGLLRRNFINLVPNQYFELSVATFHKVERLLSNYLLGLLIQMSAIFTIASFGLSIVGVEYALTIGIFAAVANLIPYAGPILGATFGVLVGLSTGDFLGTQEMTLLIVKILSVFSIVQLTDNLFLQPLIFSKSVKAHPLEIFVVIFAAAKVGGVLGMIFAIPVYTIVRVSVQEFYKGYKEYRIFRIK from the coding sequence ATGCAGAAATTTATACTTTCAGTGCTGGCATTTCTGCTGGCTGTACTTTTATTAGGCTGGTATTTTTCCAACATTGCTTTCTATTTTATTATTTCCTTGGTCATTGCAGCTGCCTTGCGCCCCATGACCAACAGAATCAACAGCATCCATGTATTTGGGCAACACATTCCACGCTGGTTAGCAATTTTATTTTCTTTTGCCACAATTGGGCTGATCCTTTTCTCCATCATACTACTCTTCATTCCCCTGATTATTGCCCAGGTTGAAATCATCCAAAATTTGGATGTTGAATTTCTCTACGAACAGATACAAAGACCTGTGAACCGGATAGAAGCTGTTTTGACTAATTTAAATTTACTGAGCAACAATCCCGGTAATCTTTTTGAGCAAGTCAAGAACACCATGCTATCCAGTCTAAGTGAAATCAACATCCAAGGCTTTCTAAATGGACTGATTAATGCAACCAGCTCTGTACTGATTACCGTCTTAGCGATTGTATTTATCTCATTCTTCCTGCTTTTGGAAAATGGGCTTCTTAGAAGAAACTTTATCAATTTGGTACCCAATCAGTATTTTGAACTTTCTGTCGCCACTTTTCATAAAGTAGAAAGGCTGCTCTCCAACTATTTACTGGGACTACTAATTCAAATGAGTGCTATTTTCACCATAGCTTCATTTGGTCTTTCGATAGTAGGAGTGGAATATGCACTTACGATAGGAATATTCGCTGCTGTAGCCAACCTTATCCCATATGCAGGACCTATATTAGGGGCCACCTTCGGTGTTTTGGTGGGCCTATCCACCGGAGACTTCCTAGGCACCCAAGAGATGACTTTGTTAATTGTGAAAATTTTATCTGTTTTTTCTATTGTTCAGCTTACCGACAACCTTTTTCTTCAGCCACTAATTTTCTCTAAATCGGTAAAAGCACATCCACTTGAAATATTTGTTGTTATCTTTGCAGCGGCAAAAGTCGGCGGAGTACTCGGGATGATATTTGCCATCCCTGTCTATACCATAGTAAGAGTCTCAGTGCAAGAGTTTTACAAAGGATATAAAGAATACCGCATATTTAGAATCAAATAG
- a CDS encoding DUF3276 family protein, with protein sequence MEEHKGNDREEIFSRKVKAGKRTYFFDVKSTRSNDYYLTITESKRKVRDDNFVYEKHKIFLYKEDFAKFVDALQDTVDHVKNELMADFDFSQYEAEAETSSEDNFGEDLKWD encoded by the coding sequence GTGGAAGAGCATAAAGGAAACGACAGAGAGGAGATTTTCTCAAGAAAAGTAAAAGCAGGAAAAAGAACTTACTTTTTTGATGTAAAGTCTACGAGATCAAACGATTATTACCTTACCATCACTGAAAGCAAACGAAAAGTTAGAGATGACAATTTCGTTTATGAAAAGCACAAAATCTTTCTTTACAAAGAAGACTTTGCCAAGTTCGTTGATGCATTACAAGACACTGTAGATCACGTCAAAAATGAATTAATGGCTGATTTTGACTTCTCTCAATACGAGGCTGAAGCTGAGACCAGTTCCGAAGATAATTTCGGAGAAGATTTGAAGTGGGATTAA
- the ychF gene encoding redox-regulated ATPase YchF: MALQCGIVGLPNVGKSTLFNALSSAKAEAANFPFCTIEPNVGVVTVPDSRLQTLEKLVNPQRVMPTVIEFVDIAGLVKGASKGEGLGNKFLANIREVDAIVHVIRCFNDDNVVHVAGNVDPIFDKEIIDTELQLKDLESVEKKIARIEKIAKSGDAKAKKDLEILKLFKSGLEAGKNARAIDVEKEDLEAIRDIHLLTIKPVLYVANVDEASILTGNEHVNKLKENVKDENAEVIMLCAAIESQIAEFDDPEEKEMFLGEYGLEESGLNRLIRAAYSLLNLITYFTAGVQEVRAWTIQKGWKAPAAAGVIHTDFERGFIKSEVIKLADYEKYKSEAACRENGKIAIEGKEYIVQDGDIMHFRFNV; the protein is encoded by the coding sequence ATGGCTTTACAGTGTGGCATCGTTGGGCTTCCCAACGTTGGAAAATCAACCTTATTTAATGCGCTTTCAAGTGCAAAAGCAGAAGCGGCAAACTTCCCTTTCTGTACCATTGAACCCAATGTAGGAGTGGTGACAGTCCCAGATAGCAGACTTCAAACCCTAGAAAAATTGGTCAATCCACAAAGGGTAATGCCTACTGTGATAGAATTCGTGGACATTGCCGGGCTGGTCAAAGGAGCTAGTAAAGGTGAAGGACTTGGCAACAAGTTTCTAGCGAATATCCGTGAAGTTGACGCTATCGTTCACGTCATCCGTTGCTTTAATGATGACAATGTCGTTCACGTAGCAGGAAATGTAGACCCCATCTTTGACAAAGAGATAATTGACACCGAACTTCAACTTAAAGATTTGGAGTCAGTGGAAAAAAAGATTGCCAGAATCGAAAAAATCGCAAAATCAGGCGACGCAAAAGCAAAAAAAGACTTAGAAATTCTTAAATTGTTTAAAAGCGGTTTAGAGGCGGGTAAAAACGCCAGAGCCATAGACGTAGAAAAAGAGGATTTAGAAGCAATTCGAGACATTCACCTTCTCACCATCAAGCCAGTGCTTTATGTAGCCAACGTAGATGAAGCAAGTATCCTTACTGGCAATGAGCATGTAAATAAGCTCAAGGAAAATGTCAAAGATGAAAACGCGGAAGTCATCATGCTTTGCGCAGCTATCGAATCACAAATTGCAGAATTTGACGACCCTGAAGAAAAGGAAATGTTCCTAGGAGAATATGGACTTGAAGAAAGTGGTTTGAACAGGTTGATCAGAGCGGCATACTCTTTGCTTAATCTTATCACTTACTTTACTGCAGGGGTACAAGAAGTGCGTGCCTGGACCATTCAAAAAGGATGGAAAGCTCCAGCTGCTGCAGGAGTTATCCATACTGACTTTGAAAGAGGATTTATCAAATCTGAAGTAATCAAATTGGCTGACTACGAGAAATATAAATCTGAAGCAGCTTGTCGTGAAAATGGAAAAATCGCCATTGAAGGCAAGGAGTATATTGTTCAAGATGGTGACATTATGCATTTTAGGTTTAATGTTTAA
- a CDS encoding aconitate hydratase, whose translation MAFDIEMIKAVYAKYPERIAAARKVVGKPLTLAEKILYAHLWEGNATQNFERGKSYVDFAPDRVAMQDATAQMALLQFMQAGKEKVAVPSTAHCDHLILAQNGAKEDLKSSLTASGEVFNFLESVSNKYGIGFWKPGAGIIHQVVLENYAFPGGMMIGTDSHTVNAGGLGMVAIGVGGADAVDVMAGMAWELKFPKLIGVKLTGKMNGWTSAKDVILKVAGILTVKGGTGCIVEYFGEGAQSLSATGKGTICNMGAEIGATTSTFGYDESMARYLRATDRADVADLANEVKEHLTGDDEVYANPEQYFDQVIEIDLSTLEPHINGPFTPDRATPVSQIRAEAEKNGWPTKVEWGLIGSCTNSSYEDLSRASSIAQQAVDKKLKTKADFGINPGSEQVRFTADRDGLLKIFEDLDATIFTNACGPCIGQWARTGADKQEKNTIVHSFNRNFSKRADGNPNTHAFVTSPEMVAAIAISGDLGFNPLTDKLVNAEGEEVTLDPPKGDELPEKGFAVEDNGYQAPAEDGSDVVVKVNPESKRLQLLEPFAPWNGQNITGAKLLIKAFGKCTTDHISMAGPWLRFRGHLDNISDNCLIGAVNAFNEETNSVKSQLTGEYGPVPATQRAYKAAGVPTIVVGDHNYGEGSSREHAAMEPRHLGVKAVLVKSFARIHETNLKKQGMLALTFANEADYDKVKEDDTINFLDLDQFAPDKPLNLEFVHADGSKDVIVANHSYNDAQIGWFKAGSALNLIKAQQKG comes from the coding sequence ATGGCATTTGATATAGAAATGATCAAGGCAGTGTATGCGAAGTATCCTGAGCGTATTGCAGCTGCCAGGAAGGTGGTGGGTAAACCACTTACTTTAGCAGAGAAAATCCTTTACGCACACCTTTGGGAAGGGAACGCTACACAAAACTTTGAAAGAGGGAAGTCTTACGTGGATTTTGCTCCTGATAGAGTAGCAATGCAAGATGCTACTGCCCAGATGGCCTTGTTGCAGTTTATGCAGGCTGGAAAGGAAAAAGTGGCAGTACCTTCTACAGCGCATTGTGACCACTTAATTTTGGCGCAAAATGGAGCGAAAGAAGACTTGAAGAGCTCGCTTACTGCCAGCGGTGAAGTGTTTAACTTTTTGGAATCAGTTTCCAATAAATATGGCATTGGTTTCTGGAAACCTGGAGCAGGTATTATCCACCAAGTGGTTTTGGAAAATTATGCTTTTCCTGGAGGGATGATGATCGGGACTGATTCCCACACCGTAAATGCCGGCGGTCTAGGTATGGTGGCTATTGGTGTAGGTGGTGCGGATGCTGTAGATGTAATGGCTGGAATGGCTTGGGAATTGAAATTCCCTAAATTGATTGGTGTGAAGCTTACCGGCAAAATGAACGGCTGGACTTCTGCCAAAGATGTGATTTTGAAAGTAGCTGGAATCCTTACCGTAAAAGGGGGGACTGGCTGCATCGTTGAATATTTTGGTGAAGGTGCCCAGTCACTTTCAGCAACAGGTAAAGGTACTATTTGTAACATGGGGGCTGAAATTGGAGCTACAACTTCCACTTTTGGTTATGATGAGTCAATGGCACGTTACCTAAGAGCAACTGACCGTGCGGATGTTGCGGATTTGGCCAATGAGGTGAAGGAACACTTGACAGGTGATGATGAAGTTTATGCCAATCCAGAGCAATATTTTGATCAGGTAATTGAAATTGATCTTTCTACCCTTGAGCCACATATCAATGGGCCATTTACACCTGATAGAGCTACTCCAGTTTCTCAAATTAGAGCTGAAGCAGAGAAAAATGGCTGGCCAACGAAAGTAGAGTGGGGCTTGATCGGTTCGTGTACCAATTCTTCCTATGAAGATTTGTCTAGAGCATCTTCAATTGCTCAGCAAGCTGTAGATAAAAAATTGAAAACCAAAGCTGATTTTGGGATTAACCCAGGTTCTGAGCAAGTAAGGTTTACTGCTGATAGAGATGGTTTATTAAAGATTTTCGAAGATCTTGACGCTACCATCTTTACCAATGCTTGCGGCCCTTGTATAGGTCAATGGGCTAGAACTGGAGCTGACAAGCAAGAGAAGAATACCATTGTTCACTCTTTCAACAGAAACTTCTCTAAGCGTGCTGATGGTAACCCTAATACCCATGCTTTTGTGACTTCTCCTGAAATGGTTGCTGCGATTGCCATCTCTGGTGATTTAGGTTTCAACCCACTTACGGATAAATTGGTTAATGCGGAAGGTGAGGAAGTGACTTTAGATCCACCAAAAGGTGATGAGCTTCCAGAGAAAGGATTTGCTGTAGAAGATAATGGCTATCAGGCTCCTGCAGAGGATGGTAGTGATGTGGTTGTAAAAGTAAATCCTGAATCTAAGAGACTCCAGTTGTTGGAGCCTTTTGCTCCTTGGAATGGACAGAACATCACGGGTGCAAAACTTTTGATCAAGGCTTTTGGCAAGTGTACTACTGATCATATTTCAATGGCTGGTCCGTGGTTGAGGTTTAGAGGTCATTTGGATAATATTTCTGATAACTGCTTGATTGGTGCAGTAAATGCATTCAATGAGGAAACCAACAGTGTGAAGAGTCAATTGACTGGCGAATATGGTCCGGTTCCTGCTACTCAAAGGGCTTACAAAGCAGCAGGTGTACCAACTATCGTAGTAGGTGACCATAACTATGGTGAAGGTTCTTCCAGAGAGCATGCTGCCATGGAGCCAAGACACCTTGGTGTGAAAGCTGTGTTAGTGAAGTCATTTGCTAGAATTCACGAAACCAACTTGAAGAAGCAAGGTATGTTGGCATTGACATTTGCCAATGAGGCCGACTATGATAAGGTAAAAGAAGATGATACCATCAACTTCTTGGATCTGGATCAGTTTGCTCCTGATAAGCCGCTTAATTTGGAGTTTGTCCATGCGGATGGTTCTAAAGATGTTATTGTTGCTAATCACAGTTACAATGATGCCCAGATTGGTTGGTTTAAGGCTGGCTCGGCGTTGAACTTGATCAAAGCACAACAAAAGGGCTGA
- a CDS encoding TIGR00366 family protein — MLEFTLQMVLILVFGHALAISKPVSSLLGKVSSLVKSNVHAVLLTGAVTMIAGYFNWGFGLILGAVLAKRIGNHAVQQGILINYPLVAASGYLGMMVWHGGFSGSAPLKVAEPNHFLVSEIGSISVSETILSKENILINSFLFFAIMITLWLLSRKKVEFTPVEVREEFLEVGEGKGYLGWIVGGFICLLGFGSFFEKGDNALGFIDLNYVNFLLLGFGMVAHKSLTNYTKAIQNALKGATGIILQFPFYGGILGVLKHSGLLLLISSYFVRLSSPDSFPFVTIMSAALVNVFVPSGGGQWAVQGPVIVEAAIKMGLPIHEMVMAMAYGDQLTNMVQPFWALPLLAITGVAPRDLLKYTIYFFVVGGIVFGLGVFLAF; from the coding sequence TTGCTGGAGTTTACTTTGCAAATGGTTTTGATTTTGGTTTTTGGTCATGCATTGGCCATTTCCAAACCTGTGTCAAGCTTGCTAGGTAAGGTTTCCTCACTAGTGAAGTCCAATGTTCACGCCGTTTTATTGACCGGAGCGGTCACCATGATAGCCGGTTATTTCAATTGGGGCTTTGGTTTAATTTTAGGGGCTGTATTGGCGAAGAGGATAGGGAATCATGCCGTACAGCAGGGGATTCTAATTAATTATCCATTAGTAGCAGCATCTGGATACTTGGGGATGATGGTGTGGCATGGTGGGTTTTCTGGTTCAGCGCCCCTAAAAGTGGCCGAGCCCAATCATTTTTTGGTATCTGAAATTGGATCCATTTCAGTTTCCGAAACTATCTTGAGCAAGGAGAATATCCTGATTAATAGTTTCCTTTTTTTCGCAATCATGATAACCCTTTGGCTACTTTCTCGAAAGAAGGTGGAATTCACCCCTGTAGAAGTGAGAGAAGAGTTTTTGGAAGTAGGTGAAGGAAAAGGTTATTTGGGATGGATAGTAGGAGGATTTATTTGTCTTTTAGGTTTTGGAAGTTTTTTTGAAAAAGGAGATAATGCCCTTGGTTTTATAGATCTTAATTATGTCAATTTTTTATTGCTTGGCTTTGGGATGGTGGCACATAAAAGCTTAACAAATTATACCAAGGCTATCCAAAATGCCCTGAAAGGTGCTACAGGGATTATCTTGCAGTTTCCCTTTTATGGAGGCATCTTGGGAGTGTTGAAACATTCGGGTTTGTTGCTGTTGATCTCAAGTTATTTTGTGAGGCTTTCATCTCCTGATAGTTTTCCCTTTGTGACCATTATGAGTGCAGCTTTGGTAAATGTCTTTGTGCCTTCTGGAGGCGGGCAATGGGCTGTACAGGGGCCAGTGATCGTGGAGGCTGCCATAAAAATGGGCTTGCCCATTCATGAAATGGTTATGGCGATGGCTTATGGGGACCAGCTAACCAATATGGTTCAGCCGTTTTGGGCATTGCCTTTATTGGCGATTACAGGGGTAGCGCCAAGGGACTTGTTGAAGTATACCATTTATTTTTTTGTGGTAGGGGGAATAGTGTTTGGATTGGGGGTGTTCTTGGCTTTTTGA
- a CDS encoding 4Fe-4S dicluster domain-containing protein, whose product MAIMITDECINCGACEPECPNTAIYEGGIEWTWGGGTELKEVKLEDGTVIDAEEPQEPVSDEFYYIVTEKCTECTGFHEEPQCAAVCPVDCCVDDPDNPESEEELLAKKEYLHAE is encoded by the coding sequence ATGGCAATAATGATAACCGACGAATGCATCAACTGCGGTGCATGCGAACCTGAATGCCCTAACACTGCGATCTATGAAGGTGGCATCGAATGGACATGGGGCGGTGGAACTGAACTCAAAGAGGTAAAGCTGGAAGACGGTACAGTGATTGACGCTGAAGAACCTCAGGAGCCTGTTTCTGATGAATTTTACTATATCGTTACCGAGAAATGTACAGAGTGTACAGGATTTCACGAGGAGCCTCAGTGTGCCGCTGTTTGCCCTGTGGACTGTTGCGTTGACGATCCTGACAACCCTGAATCTGAAGAAGAGCTTTTGGCGAAGAAAGAATATTTACACGCAGAATAA